The following nucleotide sequence is from Candidatus Methanoperedens sp..
GGGAAACGAAGGAAAAAATTAAAAAAGTCATCCCGGAATTTGCATCTGTTTCAAATCCGATAGATACGGCAGGAACAGTTTCATTCAGGATATATAATGATTCAATAAAAGCACTTCACGATGATCCCAACGTGGATGCCATCATAGTCATTTACGTCCATACAATGATCTCAAACGCGATGCCTCCTGCTGAAGCAGTGGTTGAGATGAAACAAAAATGCGACAAGGAAATTGGAAAAAAACCCATAATCGCATGCTGGATGGGGGGCATGGGGACTGAGGAAGGAGTGGATCTTTTAAAGAGCGGATGTATCCCGAATTACCCGGTTCCTGAGAGGGCTGTGAAAGCTCTTTCTGCCCTCATAAAACACAGGGAATTCCTTGAAACGGTAAAGACAGATTTTGCATATGCAAAACCCCAGGAGAGCTTATGAAAATACTTACGGAACATGAAGCAAAAAAGCTTCTTTCAAAATATGGCATACCTGTTACGAAAGAGAGCCTTGCAGAAAACGCTACCGAAGCCCTTGCAATCGCTGCACAGATAGGAACTCCAGTTGCCATGAAAATATCATCACCTGATATTTCACATAAGAGCGATGCAGGGGGCGTTGAATTAAATGTGGTTGTGGGAAAGGTGAAGACGACCTATAACAAAATAATTTCCCGAATTAAAAAAGCGGCTCCGGATGCAAGGATCGAAGGAATCCTTGTCCAGCAGATGGCGCCACAAGGTCATGAGATAATCGTTGGCCTTAAAAAGGATGCGCAGTTCGGTCATGCCCTGATGTTCGGTCTTGGCGGGATATTCGTTGAAGTTTATAAGGATGTTTCATTCAGGGTCGTTCCTATAGAACAAAATGAAGCTCTGGATATGATCTCGGAAATAAAGGGATATCCGATATTAAAAGGTATCAGGGGAAGGAAACCTGCGGATATTGAGGCGATAGCCGCTGTTCTTGTTTCAGTGTCCCGGATGGCGCAAAAAGAAAACATTGCCGAGCTTGATATCAATCCGTTGATAGTGGGTGAAACCGGAGCGGTAGCGGTGGATGCAAGAGCTATGATAGATGTCTGAATCCTATGAATTCACCACCCCACTTATATTTCCGGTTGGCTTCTTAACAAGCTCAATATCATTTACAATAACGGCGCTCGATATAGTCGAGACCGTAGTACTGTTCATATAATACTCCGGATCGAACCTCGCAGTAACCTCGTATGTTCCTTCCGAAACAGCAAGCGAATAAAAACCGGAGCCATCAGTGGTTGCCGAGGTTCCGTTGGTGAATAAAGTCACACCCGGTATCGCAGTTTCATTGATGCTATCAATTACTGTACCGTTAATGTACCTGACTTCAGATAGTGCATCTGTGTACAGCGTGATGATTGTCGCAGAAAATGCAGGATAAACATGCTTGAAAGAATCTCCCGGATTATCCACAGGTATGCCGGAACCAGTAATATTTTGCGCCGAATCTATAATACTCTGTGCGGAAGTACTATCAATCTCAAGGCCATTGATAGATGTTCCACCCCATACATTTGCCTTATCCGTAGCGGCCACAAACTCCTGGTTCGTCATTTCATAGTATTTGCCGCCTGTTGGATGAAGGCCATTTAAACTTAAGTTTGCTTCAACAGGTTCATCCGCCAGGTTAACGACCATCAATTTTAATGTATTTGCCTGTGCTGAATCAGTACTTGCCCATATCGAGAGGTTATCTTCCATGGAACTTGAAGAATTTACCAGCATATCCCCGAATAATTGGGCATACATGAAATATGTGTAATAAACCGGTGTAGGGTAGAACTTATCCTCTATGGTTATCTCTCGTGTCGAGTAACCTATAGATATGGAAGATCCATTGGAATTGAGCAAACCGTAACTTGTATCTAAGTTCCCTGAAGGGCTGATAGGCTGGTCATAGAGTTCCCAGTGCATCACAATATCTGCGCCGCTATTTGCCTGCCTTGCCAGTGTGTCGGCCATGTACAGGGCATTGGCATGATTAAACGTATATGAGGTAGCAAGGTCAGCTGCCATGGAGTTGAACTCAGTTACAGCGATCATGGTATCATTTAGTTCGCGGTTATCCAGAAGTTCTCTTTTTTCCTTTACGCAGGAATCAATGTGTTTACGCGAGGAAAAATCAAACATATCCTCATAATTTTTCTCACCGCCGTTGTGATTCCATAACGGGTAATAGTGATAACTCAGAACATCAAGGGATTTGTTAGCCCGAATTTCCGGATCCAGTGTAAGAGGATCGATAAAATCCAGATATGCCCTCCAGAAAGTGTCATTGTCATGTGCTGCGGTTGTGGGACCCGTAACAAGAATATCAGTATCCACGTCTTTTAATGCATTATAATACTTCTTGTACCTGGAAACATATTCCTGGCCGAAAGGAACGGATTTCCCGCTGACCCTTTCAAGATCCAGCTCATTCCCAAGTTCCCAGTATTTGAAATTATAATTATTCTCTATGTTTGTATATCGAAGCATATCGGCCCAGAGGTCGGGGTCGCAGGTGTTGATATCTACTTCGATCATTACATCGGCTCCTACATAATCTGCAAATGCCGCCAGTGCATCGATCTCATCCTTCTGGTAACCCTTAGTGTATGCATTTTGAACAACGGTCGGCGTTGGGCTGCTGCACCTGTCATATCCCACAGTCAGGGGATTACCTTCGTTATAATATGAACGCTGCTTCCAGGCGTCCAACAGGCCGTCACCATCTGTATCGTAATAGCCCGCAGCATAATACTGGGTGTTGTTCCTGTCCCAGGTAACGCTGTTAGAGGCCAGGCCCCCGGCGTATCTTAAAACCCCGGGTTTGATTAACCTGGTTAACTCCCGCAATTTTAACGAGTCATTCGGATAGGGCCTTCCCCAATAGAATGCCCAGTTGCCAAGACCTGCGCCCAGGATATTCCTGCTAAATGGATGGGTCTTGTTTGTAATATCCACCTCCAGTGTCGCTTTCGGATAAATGGTAGTTGTGAAATTCATGGGCGGATTTTCTTCGTATTCTGCCTGGTTTCCTGATTCATCCATGGAAACGATCCTGTATTGATAGGTGCTCTGGTTTTTTAGCCCGGTGATAACCACGCGATGGCTGGTGGTAAGGCTGCCATCGCTCTTATTTATGCCATAATTATTTTCCCCGTAATATACTCTTGAATCAGAGGGTTCATCAGTAACCCAGGAAATCGTTGCCCGATCAGACCGGATATCAGCCGCTGTAACATTACTGATCACCGGAGGTACTTCATCCGGAGGAGCTGTTGTGAATTCACCCTGATCCTGCGCGGTGTTTTGAGATGTATTGACCTGGTGATCCCTGGAAATGATGCTAAAATTATAGCGGGTATTAGCAGTGAGATTATTTAGTACGATCTTATGGTTTTTGCTGAACTCCTGCTCCTCAATAAATGAGTTTATTGCATCTTTCCCAAAACCCAGGGTTGAATTTGTGTATTCATCCGTCTGCCATGTGACCGTTGCGCTTTTCCATGTAATATTCGTTATTGACAGATTGTAAACAAGAGGGGGATCAGGATCATCTACCCATTCAAGGAAAATATCATCCAGGTAGTAACGGATCGTACCTGAAGAGGTAAACCAGAAAACCAGCCTGAAAAATCGGCCTCCTTTATTAATATCATCAAGAGATATATTTATCCTGTACCAGGTATCCGGATTTACCGTTCCGTTGATATAATCTCTTATCTTTACTGAATAACCGTTATCTGCAGTTACAACAAGATAGTCCAGATTATCAAGATTATTTCCGGGATTGAATGAGAAAGATAGATTCCTGTATTGGTTGGGATACATCCAGTACAGGGCTGTCCATTGCTCTGATCTTCTATCCAGATCAAAGGCACCCCATCCGCCCTGACAGGAAGGGCCGTAATGGTTAACATCGATTGCATAATTACCGCTGTAAACAGCATCGGATTGTGTTATATTATATGCAGGTGAACCGCTGATCCCGCATGGCCAGGTACCATCGGCCCATTGCTCTGCGATCGTATCATCATATACAGTATCCTGATTTTGGGCAGCTGCTATACCAACAACATGGAATGTTATTAGCAGTAAAACTATGCTGATTAAAGTTGATATCGATTTTGAGAATATTTTAACGTTTTTCATAATTCCCTCTTACCTATTTATGGTTTCCATTTTTTCATTTTTGATTTAATGTATATATCGATTAAATAATCCTTGTAACATAATCATGATTATCATTAATGAACGTGTCGGTTAGATATTTCAGAATGGAGAATTCTTTTATTCTTTTCCCAGTAGTTCCCCTGCGACTATCAATCTCATGATATTCTGGGCGCCTTCTGCCCCAACTATATATGATGTAATGCCCCTGAAACCCCGCTCAAGTCCTGCTTCCCTGGTATATCCGTAGGCGCCATGCCACATCATTACTTCCTTGATTATGTCAAAAGCCGCAGTTGGAGCCGCAAGTTTTGCTGCTGCCACTGCTTTATTTAATTCCTGATGGCTAAACCT
It contains:
- a CDS encoding acetyl-CoA synthetase gives rise to the protein MKILTEHEAKKLLSKYGIPVTKESLAENATEALAIAAQIGTPVAMKISSPDISHKSDAGGVELNVVVGKVKTTYNKIISRIKKAAPDARIEGILVQQMAPQGHEIIVGLKKDAQFGHALMFGLGGIFVEVYKDVSFRVVPIEQNEALDMISEIKGYPILKGIRGRKPADIEAIAAVLVSVSRMAQKENIAELDINPLIVGETGAVAVDARAMIDV